Proteins found in one Clostridium butyricum genomic segment:
- a CDS encoding LacI family DNA-binding transcriptional regulator yields MIKISTIYEIAKIAGVSPATVSKVINNYSDISDKTRKKVKKILEEQNFQPNYEAQCLSTKRTWTLGLVYFENSEIGLKHPFFAAVIESFKKEAEKKGYSLLLGSKNDRLKIDSFLQYFQYRNVDGIAIICSIPNDKETSEIIESDFPTVVIDMYNENTATVTSDNKQGCKMAIQYLYDLGHRKIAHITGMEENDNWVSNIRKESYIHEMNRLKLPIRKGYIQKGRNFDFDGGYVAMKNLMKLEERPTAVFAAGDKCALGAIQAVKDEGFNVPDDISIIGFDDSDVSQYVTPKLTTVKQSCDMIGSETATILIHQIEKKEKVVVNKIIPVELIVRESCKRIK; encoded by the coding sequence TTGATAAAAATTAGTACAATATATGAAATAGCAAAAATTGCAGGAGTATCTCCGGCAACAGTTTCTAAGGTTATAAATAATTATTCAGATATAAGTGATAAAACAAGGAAGAAAGTAAAAAAAATTTTAGAAGAACAAAATTTTCAACCTAATTATGAAGCACAATGCTTATCTACCAAAAGAACATGGACATTAGGTCTGGTATATTTTGAAAATTCTGAAATTGGATTAAAACATCCTTTTTTTGCAGCAGTAATTGAATCTTTCAAAAAGGAAGCTGAAAAGAAAGGCTACTCCTTGTTACTTGGTTCTAAAAATGATAGATTAAAGATTGATTCATTTTTACAATATTTCCAATATAGAAATGTTGATGGAATAGCTATTATATGTAGTATACCTAATGACAAGGAAACCAGTGAAATTATAGAAAGTGATTTTCCAACTGTAGTTATAGATATGTATAATGAAAATACTGCAACAGTTACATCAGATAATAAACAGGGATGTAAAATGGCAATACAATATTTATATGATTTAGGACACAGAAAAATAGCTCATATAACAGGCATGGAAGAAAATGATAACTGGGTAAGCAATATAAGAAAGGAATCATATATACATGAAATGAATAGATTGAAGTTACCAATTAGGAAGGGATATATACAAAAAGGGCGAAATTTTGATTTTGATGGTGGATATGTTGCAATGAAAAATCTTATGAAACTTGAAGAAAGACCTACAGCTGTTTTTGCTGCTGGTGATAAATGTGCACTTGGTGCAATACAGGCAGTAAAAGATGAAGGTTTTAATGTACCAGATGATATTTCAATAATAGGATTTGATGATAGTGATGTATCTCAATATGTTACCCCTAAACTAACTACAGTAAAACAGTCATGTGATATGATAGGTAGTGAAACTGCTACTATTTTAATTCATCAAATTGAAAAAAAAGAAAAGGTTGTGGTTAACAAAATTATTCCAGTGGAACTTATTGTTAGAGAATCATGTAAAAGAATAAAATAG
- a CDS encoding DUF4318 domain-containing protein gives MGKFFRKAFDIELEDSLTYPSTKTICETILKRESDIQFINTDIPVSFKQRNTTFEVKVEMARGGYILICKEVK, from the coding sequence ATGGGAAAATTTTTTAGAAAGGCCTTTGATATTGAGTTAGAGGACTCATTGACGTATCCATCTACAAAAACAATATGCGAGACAATTTTAAAGAGAGAAAGTGATATTCAGTTTATAAATACAGATATTCCAGTATCTTTTAAGCAACGAAATACAACCTTTGAAGTAAAAGTTGAAATGGCTCGAGGTGGATATATATTAATTTGTAAAGAAGTAAAATAA
- a CDS encoding ketopantoate reductase family protein: MKILVYGAGVIGCVLAHKLFRAGNDVTILARGNWKQIIDEQGLTIDHYGYFYKTRDKVRTIDKLENSDRYDLIFVVMQYNNTLNILKSLGENVSPYIILVGNNMNPEYCEKEILKISHSKKEIGFGFQGSGGYRKDNKVVGMHSFRIGMTLGGLRCKLSDEFEKTIKTAFLKSSYKLEFQENMEGWLLSHAAQILPGCYLCYALNCNLKMAKKKDAAMAIKATSEAYNMLKSLGYPIPDGEEKQYTDEFEKKVNRLYFMYKTCIGKFVISNHCSHAVEEMSALDKSFNELKNKSNIIMPAWDKLREKVHGVLKV, from the coding sequence ATGAAAATTTTGGTGTATGGAGCAGGAGTAATAGGATGTGTACTTGCACATAAATTATTTAGGGCAGGCAATGATGTGACGATACTTGCAAGGGGAAATTGGAAACAGATTATAGATGAACAAGGACTTACAATTGATCATTATGGTTATTTTTATAAAACAAGAGATAAAGTAAGAACAATTGATAAACTTGAAAATAGTGACAGATACGACTTGATTTTCGTGGTGATGCAGTATAATAATACTCTTAATATATTGAAGTCGTTAGGGGAAAATGTAAGTCCGTATATAATATTAGTTGGAAACAATATGAATCCAGAATATTGTGAGAAAGAAATTTTAAAAATATCTCATAGTAAGAAAGAAATTGGTTTTGGTTTTCAAGGTAGTGGTGGATATAGAAAAGATAATAAGGTCGTAGGTATGCATTCATTTAGAATTGGAATGACATTGGGAGGGCTAAGATGCAAATTAAGTGATGAATTTGAAAAAACAATTAAAACAGCCTTTTTAAAGTCATCATATAAGTTAGAATTTCAGGAGAATATGGAAGGGTGGCTCTTATCACATGCTGCACAAATTCTACCAGGGTGTTATTTATGTTATGCTTTAAACTGTAATTTGAAAATGGCAAAGAAAAAAGATGCAGCTATGGCAATAAAAGCAACAAGTGAAGCATATAATATGCTTAAGAGTTTAGGGTATCCAATCCCTGATGGTGAAGAAAAACAATATACAGATGAATTTGAAAAAAAGGTTAATAGACTTTATTTCATGTATAAAACATGTATTGGGAAATTTGTAATAAGCAATCATTGCAGTCATGCAGTTGAAGAGATGAGTGCTCTTGATAAAAGCTTTAATGAATTAAAAAATAAATCAAATATTATTATGCCCGCTTGGGACAAATTAAGAGAAAAAGTACATGGAGTTTTGAAGGTGTAG
- a CDS encoding molybdopterin-dependent oxidoreductase, with translation MGKVITLKVNKITMKKELTEDIFLLRYLRDELGLMGTKNGCEKGHCGACTVIIDGDVKRSCIVKLSRLDGAIIETIEGLSHGEKLHYIQQAYLDEGAVQCGFCTPGMIMSTKALLDKVHNPDDEQIKEALKDNVCRCTGYAGIIRAVKRAAKYKKHYEDDGCSIKNYNYVGVGVPRIDGIKKVTGAPIYADDYTAEGMVYGKLVFSKYAHGLVKKINTSKAEALEGVVLVLTGNDIPGINAFGVFTKEQPVLIKENEEVKYLGAAVAAVFAENEKIAIKATKLIEVEYEVLPALLDPLEAFKKGSQLVNKNKENNIVHEVHAKKGNVEEGFKKADVIVEGHYYTPAVEHAYLETESCLALPTDEGGVEVYTGSQGSISFQENIAVNLNMPMEKVRVIYTPCGGGFGGKEETTVQIHACLAAVILKRPVKMTLSREESIRISTKRHPMHIWMKHGATKDGKIVAVKSKVIGDSGAYESATKPVIFRSAVTASGPYVVENFQADSYGVATHNNPKGAFRGFGSTQPSFACEIQIDKLAENLNMDPAEIRRINGIDDGNKTGTGQKLTGGTGYLKTLKAVSDGMKRIRNNFKPSEFRKKIGFGIASSYKNVGIGTGILDDAKAAIELMEDGRIQVRIGAADMGQGCDTICAQIAATVLKVPYECIEIVANDTKICPDGGMTTASRQTYVTGNAVKITGESVKPKLSFYLKMAAESEEMKFHKNHTNNEGDIIITKSLLKKAYDLCKDNNDSILDEKDYIPPKTYPHKICGDLIPGMKEEEFKIHYAYCFVSAGAVVEVDTETGEVKVLKVLAAQDVGKAINPKNVIGQIEGSVLMGMGMALSEEFIETDEKVITDNLFKIGIPKIKSMPEIETFTIEVNEPEGPFGAKGMGEVGLNPVVSAISNAVYDAVGVRIQELPMKKDKVLEAIKSKETEKVDY, from the coding sequence ATGGGAAAAGTTATTACGCTGAAAGTAAATAAAATCACAATGAAAAAGGAACTGACAGAGGATATTTTTCTTTTGAGATATTTAAGAGATGAACTTGGTCTTATGGGTACAAAAAATGGATGTGAAAAAGGTCACTGTGGAGCCTGTACAGTTATTATTGATGGTGATGTAAAGCGTTCATGTATCGTAAAATTATCGAGACTTGATGGTGCAATAATTGAAACAATTGAAGGACTGTCTCATGGAGAAAAACTTCATTATATTCAGCAGGCTTACCTTGATGAAGGAGCCGTTCAGTGTGGTTTTTGTACACCTGGAATGATAATGTCAACAAAAGCTCTTCTTGATAAGGTTCATAATCCTGATGATGAACAGATTAAAGAAGCTTTAAAGGATAATGTGTGCAGATGTACAGGATATGCAGGTATTATAAGAGCGGTAAAAAGAGCAGCAAAATATAAGAAGCACTATGAAGATGATGGATGTTCAATAAAAAATTATAATTATGTGGGAGTTGGAGTTCCAAGGATTGATGGAATTAAGAAAGTTACTGGAGCACCAATTTATGCGGATGACTATACTGCAGAGGGTATGGTTTATGGGAAGCTTGTTTTTAGTAAATATGCTCATGGACTTGTAAAGAAGATTAATACTTCAAAGGCAGAAGCATTAGAAGGCGTAGTTCTTGTTTTAACAGGAAATGATATACCTGGAATAAATGCATTTGGTGTATTTACAAAAGAACAGCCGGTTTTGATAAAAGAAAATGAGGAAGTTAAATATCTTGGAGCAGCAGTTGCAGCAGTTTTTGCAGAAAATGAAAAGATTGCTATAAAGGCAACAAAGCTTATAGAAGTTGAATATGAGGTACTTCCTGCACTTTTAGATCCTCTTGAAGCTTTTAAAAAAGGTTCACAATTAGTAAACAAAAATAAGGAAAATAATATTGTTCATGAAGTTCATGCAAAAAAGGGCAATGTTGAAGAAGGGTTCAAAAAAGCAGATGTAATTGTTGAAGGTCATTATTATACTCCAGCAGTTGAACATGCATATCTTGAAACAGAATCGTGTCTTGCACTTCCTACAGATGAAGGTGGCGTGGAAGTTTACACAGGAAGCCAGGGTTCAATAAGTTTTCAAGAGAATATTGCAGTTAATTTGAATATGCCTATGGAAAAGGTAAGGGTAATATATACTCCATGTGGAGGAGGTTTTGGTGGAAAGGAAGAAACTACAGTACAAATACATGCATGCCTTGCAGCAGTAATTTTAAAACGTCCTGTAAAGATGACATTGAGTCGTGAAGAATCCATAAGAATAAGTACAAAAAGACATCCCATGCATATATGGATGAAACATGGTGCAACAAAGGATGGAAAAATTGTGGCTGTAAAATCAAAGGTAATTGGAGACTCAGGAGCATATGAATCGGCAACAAAGCCAGTAATTTTCAGATCAGCAGTAACAGCAAGTGGGCCATATGTTGTTGAAAATTTTCAAGCAGATTCTTATGGAGTTGCAACTCACAATAACCCTAAAGGAGCTTTTAGAGGATTTGGAAGTACTCAGCCAAGCTTTGCATGTGAAATTCAGATAGATAAATTAGCTGAAAACCTCAATATGGATCCAGCAGAGATTAGAAGAATAAATGGTATTGATGATGGAAACAAAACAGGCACAGGTCAAAAGCTTACTGGTGGAACAGGATATCTTAAGACTCTTAAAGCAGTAAGTGATGGAATGAAAAGAATACGTAATAACTTCAAACCATCTGAATTTAGGAAAAAGATTGGCTTTGGAATAGCAAGTTCATATAAAAATGTAGGAATTGGTACAGGAATTCTGGATGATGCAAAAGCAGCAATAGAGCTTATGGAAGACGGACGTATTCAAGTGAGAATAGGTGCAGCAGATATGGGACAAGGTTGTGATACAATATGTGCACAGATAGCAGCAACAGTATTAAAAGTGCCATATGAATGTATTGAAATTGTTGCAAATGATACAAAAATATGTCCAGATGGAGGAATGACAACAGCTTCAAGACAGACTTATGTTACAGGAAATGCTGTAAAAATAACTGGTGAGTCAGTAAAGCCGAAACTTTCATTTTATTTGAAAATGGCAGCTGAAAGTGAAGAAATGAAATTTCATAAAAATCATACAAACAATGAAGGGGATATTATTATAACAAAGTCATTATTAAAGAAAGCATATGATTTATGTAAAGATAATAATGACAGTATTTTAGATGAAAAGGACTATATTCCACCTAAAACATATCCTCACAAGATATGTGGTGATTTGATTCCTGGAATGAAAGAGGAGGAATTTAAGATTCATTATGCATATTGTTTTGTTTCAGCAGGTGCTGTAGTTGAAGTTGATACTGAAACTGGTGAAGTTAAAGTTTTAAAAGTTCTTGCAGCACAAGATGTAGGAAAAGCCATAAACCCTAAAAATGTAATAGGGCAAATAGAAGGTTCTGTTTTAATGGGAATGGGTATGGCACTAAGTGAAGAATTCATAGAAACTGATGAAAAAGTAATTACTGATAATTTGTTTAAAATAGGTATTCCTAAAATAAAGTCAATGCCTGAAATTGAGACATTTACAATAGAAGTAAATGAACCCGAAGGACCATTTGGAGCAAAAGGAATGGGAGAAGTTGGACTTAATCCAGTTGTATCTGCCATAAGTAATGCAGTGTATGATGCAGTAGGTGTTAGAATTCAGGAACTTCCAATGAAAAAAGATAAGGTTCTTGAGGCTATTAAAAGTAAGGAAACTGAAAAAGTTGATTATTAG
- a CDS encoding FAD binding domain-containing protein, translated as MVGNVEGYLPKSINAALQILNSENVIVYAGGTDLMVRYKNETSLLPKFDKNILYIGQIDELKKVYENNEEIVIGAGCTLASLLRNEYVPEILKKSIRGVASPAIRNMGTIGGNICNASPAGDTLPVLYSLNSRCNVISEGLERTINIEDFIYGPRRTALKKNEILKSITISKENFNIVHYEKVGARKASAISKLSFAGLCNVENGRVQDLRMSFGAVGATVVRLKEAETLIIGKEINTLDKFIKEAIEIYDKNINPIDDQRSTAQYRKIVVMNLIKYFFNTEVKGKN; from the coding sequence ATGGTAGGAAATGTTGAGGGGTATCTTCCTAAAAGTATAAATGCTGCTCTTCAGATACTAAATAGTGAAAATGTAATAGTATATGCAGGTGGTACTGATCTTATGGTGAGATATAAAAATGAAACATCACTTTTGCCAAAGTTTGATAAAAATATATTGTATATAGGGCAGATAGATGAACTTAAAAAAGTATATGAAAATAATGAGGAAATAGTAATAGGTGCTGGATGTACTTTAGCTTCACTTTTAAGAAATGAATATGTACCAGAAATTTTAAAAAAGTCTATAAGAGGTGTTGCTTCACCAGCAATAAGAAATATGGGAACAATTGGTGGAAATATATGCAATGCTTCACCAGCAGGTGATACTTTACCTGTTTTATATTCATTAAACAGCAGGTGTAATGTAATTAGTGAAGGATTAGAGAGAACTATAAATATTGAGGACTTCATATATGGTCCAAGAAGAACTGCACTGAAAAAAAATGAAATTCTAAAGAGTATTACAATATCTAAAGAAAATTTTAATATAGTACATTATGAAAAAGTGGGAGCACGAAAAGCATCTGCAATTTCCAAACTTTCTTTTGCAGGACTATGCAATGTGGAAAATGGAAGAGTACAGGATTTAAGAATGTCTTTTGGAGCAGTAGGTGCAACAGTAGTGAGATTAAAGGAAGCTGAAACTCTTATTATTGGAAAAGAAATTAATACTTTAGATAAATTTATAAAAGAAGCTATTGAAATTTATGATAAAAATATAAATCCAATTGATGATCAAAGATCAACTGCACAGTATAGAAAAATAGTGGTTATGAATCTTATTAAGTATTTTTTTAATACAGAAGTAAAAGGGAAGAATTAA
- a CDS encoding (2Fe-2S)-binding protein yields the protein MNKSITFLINNKVVRANKNTSKRLLDFLRDDLNITGPKEGCGEGECGACAVIIDKKLVNSCLVSLGSVEGKSIITIEGLKGTKQYKILEECFAEAGAVQCGFCTPGMIMAAHALLSLIPHPTEEDIREGVSGNLCRCTGYNMIIKAILMAAERGDSLW from the coding sequence ATGAATAAATCAATAACATTTTTAATTAATAATAAGGTGGTTAGGGCAAATAAAAATACAAGTAAAAGATTGTTGGATTTTTTGAGGGATGATTTAAATATCACTGGGCCTAAAGAAGGATGCGGTGAAGGAGAATGTGGAGCTTGTGCAGTTATAATAGATAAAAAACTTGTAAATTCATGCCTTGTAAGCCTTGGATCTGTTGAAGGTAAATCAATAATAACAATTGAGGGACTTAAAGGAACAAAGCAGTATAAGATTTTAGAGGAATGTTTTGCAGAAGCAGGAGCAGTTCAATGTGGTTTTTGCACGCCAGGAATGATAATGGCTGCACATGCACTTTTAAGCTTAATACCACATCCAACTGAAGAAGATATAAGAGAAGGAGTGTCTGGAAATCTGTGTAGGTGTACTGGCTACAACATGATAATAAAGGCAATACTTATGGCAGCAGAAAGAGGTGACAGTTTATGGTAG
- a CDS encoding xanthine dehydrogenase family protein molybdopterin-binding subunit — MESCINDISRSVTKSDHEIKVSGSAKYIADMKFKNCLHAKTLRSLKAKAKIKKISMPSMKDGYFVIEGKDVPGLNKVKIIQNDMPVFADEEVNYIGEPILLVAGPDLDEVVRLVNEIKVEYEEEEPVLDLKISNHIFAEYGYGRGDVNKAFKDAHVIIEEEFTTGYQEQAYLETQGVVGVYEENKVSVYGTMQCPYYVKNAVIQALGCKDDEVRIVQTTTGGGFGGKEDYPSILGSQIAVACMKTKSPVRLILNRIEDMSSTTKRHPAFLKYKTALDKDNNIIGIDIDIILNGGAYSSLSSVVLQRSLICATGVYNIPNLKVHGKVVKTNTVPNGAFRGFGGPQSIFAIETHMNHIAKKIKVNPLEFKEKHFVKRGDDTATGGNFFYDVKLEEMVNKIENMCDFSKKYIKNEINNKNNKEIIKKGIGMSIFLHGCGFTGSGERDFIKAVVKLLKHKDDKVEILVANTDMGQGLQTTLRKIVAQVLGINYDEIIYNNPDTDRVPDSGPTAASRSVMVVGKLLERAAKKLKVQWIDKKEQIIIESYKHPDLIPWDEKNFCGDAYPSYSWGVNVVEVEVNTLTGVTDVKGIYSAFDVGKEIDKTIMEGQVQGGVIQGLGYGSCENMECSDGVLKQHSITDYIIPTAKDVVNIKNVFIDNPCELGPFGAKGAGELTLVGTAPAYVDAVENAVEVKINKVPATPEYIMEAITNE, encoded by the coding sequence ATGGAATCATGCATAAATGATATAAGCAGATCAGTTACTAAATCAGATCACGAAATTAAGGTGAGTGGAAGTGCTAAATATATTGCAGATATGAAATTTAAAAACTGTCTTCATGCTAAGACATTAAGATCTTTAAAAGCTAAAGCCAAAATAAAGAAAATAAGTATGCCAAGTATGAAGGATGGTTATTTTGTAATTGAAGGTAAGGATGTTCCAGGATTGAACAAGGTGAAGATAATTCAAAATGATATGCCTGTATTTGCAGATGAAGAGGTTAACTATATAGGTGAACCAATACTGCTTGTAGCAGGACCAGATTTAGATGAAGTAGTTAGACTTGTAAATGAGATAAAAGTTGAATATGAAGAAGAAGAGCCGGTATTGGATTTGAAAATTTCTAATCATATATTTGCAGAGTATGGTTATGGACGAGGTGATGTTAATAAAGCATTCAAAGACGCACATGTAATAATTGAAGAAGAATTTACAACCGGATATCAGGAACAGGCATATCTTGAAACACAGGGAGTTGTAGGTGTTTATGAAGAAAATAAAGTATCTGTTTATGGAACCATGCAATGTCCTTATTATGTAAAGAACGCAGTAATTCAGGCACTGGGGTGCAAAGATGATGAAGTGAGGATAGTCCAGACAACAACAGGTGGAGGCTTTGGAGGAAAGGAAGATTATCCATCAATTCTAGGTTCACAGATAGCAGTTGCATGCATGAAGACGAAAAGTCCTGTCAGACTAATTTTAAATAGAATTGAAGATATGTCATCTACAACAAAGCGTCATCCTGCTTTTTTAAAATATAAAACTGCATTGGATAAGGATAACAATATTATAGGAATTGATATTGATATCATCTTAAATGGTGGTGCTTATTCAAGTCTTTCAAGCGTGGTTTTACAAAGATCACTAATTTGTGCAACTGGAGTGTATAACATTCCTAATTTAAAAGTGCATGGAAAAGTGGTAAAGACAAATACAGTTCCAAATGGAGCGTTTAGGGGTTTTGGTGGTCCACAGAGCATATTTGCAATAGAAACTCACATGAATCATATTGCAAAGAAGATTAAAGTAAATCCACTTGAATTTAAGGAGAAACATTTTGTAAAACGTGGTGATGATACGGCAACAGGTGGAAACTTCTTCTATGATGTAAAGCTGGAAGAAATGGTAAACAAAATTGAGAATATGTGTGATTTTTCAAAGAAATATATAAAAAATGAAATAAATAATAAAAATAATAAGGAAATTATTAAAAAAGGAATAGGAATGTCCATATTCCTTCATGGATGTGGTTTTACAGGCAGTGGTGAAAGAGATTTTATAAAAGCTGTGGTAAAGCTTTTAAAACATAAGGATGATAAAGTTGAGATACTTGTAGCAAATACAGATATGGGACAAGGACTTCAGACAACCTTAAGAAAGATTGTGGCACAGGTTCTTGGAATTAATTATGATGAAATAATCTATAATAATCCAGATACAGACAGAGTGCCAGATTCAGGACCAACTGCAGCATCAAGATCTGTAATGGTTGTTGGAAAGCTTCTTGAAAGAGCTGCAAAAAAGCTTAAGGTACAGTGGATTGATAAAAAAGAACAAATCATAATAGAAAGCTATAAACATCCAGACCTTATTCCATGGGATGAAAAAAACTTCTGTGGAGATGCTTATCCAAGTTATTCATGGGGAGTTAATGTTGTGGAAGTTGAAGTTAACACTTTAACAGGGGTAACAGATGTAAAGGGAATATATTCAGCATTTGATGTTGGTAAAGAAATTGACAAGACTATTATGGAAGGACAGGTTCAGGGAGGAGTTATTCAGGGTCTTGGCTATGGATCATGTGAAAATATGGAATGTAGTGATGGAGTTTTAAAGCAGCACAGCATAACTGATTATATTATCCCGACAGCAAAGGATGTTGTAAATATAAAAAATGTATTTATAGATAATCCATGTGAACTTGGACCTTTTGGAGCAAAGGGCGCAGGTGAGCTTACTCTTGTTGGAACAGCACCAGCTTATGTAGATGCTGTAGAAAATGCTGTTGAAGTTAAAATAAATAAAGTTCCAGCAACTCCTGAATATATAATGGAGGCGATAACAAATGAATAA
- a CDS encoding 4Fe-4S binding protein, translating to MNLNTTIGKIKLENPLMPASGPLVGDKDKISALNEFGVGAMVTKTISSKKAEVVRPCIYGGKNFIMNAELWSEYAPEIWIDEFLPSIKKELKDKPLIISVGYTKEDMEFLIPKLDVFADAFEISTHYVGKDLSNIKETLKTIRRFTQKPVFMKMSPHIPDPIGFAKMVIENKGSGIVAINSLGPTMNIDIDKRSVLIGNKEGEVWTSGPAIKPMALALIHKIKKAVPECEIIGVGGISSADDIIEFLLAGASAVQMLSAAMLKGKDLYEKLIEELPKALKKHGFNSVEEVINEKLSIGQVKYEPEYPLINKDKCNNCRLCEKACPYFAITIIDNQIKIDTKNCFGCGLCESRCPSKAIYNVF from the coding sequence ATGAATTTAAACACAACTATAGGAAAAATAAAATTAGAAAATCCATTAATGCCCGCATCAGGGCCGTTAGTTGGAGATAAGGATAAAATAAGTGCACTGAATGAATTTGGTGTAGGTGCAATGGTTACAAAGACAATTTCAAGTAAGAAAGCAGAAGTTGTGAGACCTTGTATATATGGAGGAAAAAATTTCATAATGAATGCTGAATTATGGTCAGAATATGCTCCAGAAATTTGGATAGATGAATTTCTGCCATCAATAAAAAAGGAATTAAAAGATAAGCCTTTGATAATAAGTGTAGGATATACAAAAGAAGATATGGAATTTCTCATTCCCAAATTAGATGTGTTTGCAGATGCTTTTGAAATATCAACTCATTATGTAGGAAAGGATTTAAGTAATATAAAAGAAACTTTAAAAACAATAAGAAGATTCACGCAAAAGCCTGTTTTTATGAAGATGAGTCCTCATATACCAGATCCAATAGGGTTTGCAAAGATGGTTATTGAAAATAAAGGTAGTGGAATAGTTGCAATAAATTCATTAGGTCCAACAATGAATATTGATATTGATAAAAGAAGTGTTCTTATTGGAAATAAGGAAGGTGAAGTATGGACATCAGGCCCTGCAATTAAACCTATGGCACTTGCATTAATTCATAAAATAAAAAAAGCAGTACCTGAATGTGAAATTATAGGAGTTGGAGGAATTTCAAGTGCAGATGATATTATTGAGTTTTTACTTGCTGGTGCAAGTGCTGTACAGATGTTATCTGCTGCCATGTTAAAGGGAAAGGATTTATATGAAAAATTAATTGAAGAACTTCCAAAAGCCTTAAAAAAACATGGATTCAATTCTGTTGAAGAAGTAATAAATGAAAAATTGTCTATAGGACAAGTTAAATATGAGCCAGAATATCCACTTATAAATAAAGACAAATGCAATAACTGTAGATTATGTGAAAAAGCATGCCCATATTTTGCAATAACTATTATAGATAATCAAATTAAAATAGATACAAAGAATTGTTTTGGATGTGGTTTATGTGAGTCAAGATGTCCTTCTAAGGCAATATACAATGTATTCTAA
- a CDS encoding amidohydrolase family protein: protein MIKALINVDIFDYETLKKNSYIIFNEKILETGSMEDFKHHNANKFDEIINLNGQTLMPGLVNCHSHIYSTFARGWVTKCNPKSFVELLEGMWWKLDRALGEEEIYYSGLISSMEFLKDGVTTVIDHHASGRIIKGSLDVLKKSVCDEGGIRGVFCFETSDRFDLNQCIEENIDFNKKCKDSNARGIFGMHACLTLDNDSLRKIKDKIKKMPIHIHVGESDEDNINSMKKYNKTPVERLNEYDLLNENSILSHCIYINDKDKDILENKKIYIALNPTSNLNNAVGLADVINFQKRKIKCILGNDGLGFNFSREIVNLLYGMHLKYKSTTVFNLNNLKEIIEANYEYAGKILGCRLGRIEKGYEADFITVDYKSFTPVNEENTFGHYFYGIMDNFKPSNVWCKGVTKIKDYKTVQNIEKIYEEAESVAQRLWDHIKES from the coding sequence TTGATAAAAGCTTTAATAAATGTAGATATATTTGATTATGAAACCTTAAAAAAGAACTCTTATATTATTTTTAATGAAAAAATCCTTGAAACAGGTTCAATGGAAGATTTTAAACATCATAACGCCAATAAATTTGATGAAATAATCAATTTAAATGGACAAACTTTAATGCCTGGACTTGTAAATTGTCATAGCCATATTTATTCAACTTTTGCAAGGGGCTGGGTAACAAAATGCAATCCCAAAAGCTTTGTAGAGCTTCTTGAAGGCATGTGGTGGAAACTTGATAGGGCACTTGGTGAAGAAGAGATTTATTATAGTGGACTTATAAGCAGTATGGAATTTCTTAAAGATGGAGTAACTACTGTGATTGACCATCATGCAAGTGGCAGGATCATAAAAGGAAGCCTTGATGTATTAAAAAAGTCAGTGTGTGATGAAGGTGGAATTAGGGGAGTATTTTGCTTTGAGACAAGTGACAGATTTGACTTAAATCAGTGTATTGAAGAAAATATAGACTTTAATAAAAAATGTAAAGATAGTAATGCACGTGGAATTTTTGGAATGCACGCATGTCTTACATTAGATAATGATAGTTTAAGAAAAATAAAAGATAAAATTAAGAAAATGCCTATACATATTCATGTAGGTGAGAGTGATGAAGATAATATTAACAGTATGAAAAAATATAACAAAACTCCTGTTGAGAGACTGAATGAGTATGATTTATTAAATGAAAACTCAATTTTATCTCACTGTATTTATATAAATGATAAAGATAAGGATATACTGGAGAATAAAAAAATATATATAGCTTTAAATCCAACTTCAAATTTAAACAATGCAGTTGGACTTGCAGATGTGATAAATTTTCAAAAGAGAAAAATTAAATGTATTCTTGGGAATGATGGCTTAGGATTTAATTTTAGTAGAGAAATTGTAAATTTATTATATGGTATGCATCTTAAATATAAAAGTACAACTGTTTTTAATTTAAATAATTTAAAAGAAATAATAGAAGCTAATTATGAATATGCAGGAAAGATTTTAGGATGCAGATTGGGGAGAATTGAAAAAGGATATGAAGCCGATTTTATTACTGTAGATTATAAGAGCTTTACTCCAGTTAATGAAGAAAATACTTTTGGACATTATTTTTATGGAATTATGGATAACTTTAAACCTTCCAATGTATGGTGCAAAGGAGTAACAAAAATAAAGGATTATAAGACTGTACAGAATATAGAAAAAATATATGAAGAGGCTGAGAGTGTAGCCCAAAGATTATGGGATCATATAAAGGAAAGTTAA